Within the Pseudomonas putida genome, the region AGCATCCGGTTGAACGGCTACAGTGGCTGGCGGCTGAATTGGAGCAAGCGGGGGGCACGCCGCGGGCTGCCGATATCGTTGAAAGGGTTGCCCGAACCGGCTGCGCTGTACTTGGGGGGCCTGCCCAATGACTTACGACCTGATTCTGGCCGGTGGCGGGTTGGCCAACGGCCTGATCGCCTGGCGACTGAAGCAGCAGCGGCCCGCATGGCGTGTGCTGTGCATCGAAGCGCAGAAGCTTATCGGCGGCAATCACACGTGGTCGTTCCATGACGGTGACCTGACACCCGAGCAACATGACTGGCTCGCCCCGTTGGTGGTCAAGCGCTGGCCGTGCTATGACGTGCATTTCCCAGCCCGCTCGCGCCGCCTGAACTCGGGGTACGCTAGCATCACCTCTGAGCGATTTGCCGAGGTGATCGGCGCCGAGCTGGGTGACGACCTGCGCGTAGGCCAACGTATCATCGACCTGACCCCCACGTCGGTAACGTTGGCGAACGGCGAGCGCGTGCAGGCGCGTGCTGTCATCGATGGTCGAGGTGCTCGGGCTAGCGCGCGGATGGTGCTGGGGCATCAGGCATTTGTGGGGCAACTGTTGAGATTGCAGGCGCCCCATGGCTTAGTCGCGCCAATCATCATGGACGCGCGGGTGGCACAAGGGCAGGGGTACCGGTTCGTTTACGTCCTGCCCTTCAGCCCAGACACCGTGCTGATAGAAGATACCCACTATGTAGATCGACATACCTTGTCGCCCGACCAATTGCGGGCGCACATCGCCGAATATGCCGAGGCGCAAGGTTGGGCGGTGCAGGCATGTCTGCGCGAAGAAACCGGCGTGTTGCCGATCACCTTGGCGGGAGATTTCGAGGGCTTCTGGAGCGAAGCCCAGGGGCACCCGCTTTCCGGACTGCGCGCAGGCTTGTTCCATTGCACCACGGGCTATTCGCTGCCCCATGCCGTGCGCCTGGCCGACTGGGTCGCGCAACAGCACGACCTTGACGCAAGCGTCCTGGCTGCCGGCATACGATCGATCGCCTATAAGATCTGGCGGAGCCAGCGTTTCTACCGCCTGCTCAACCGGATGCTGTTCCTGGCCGGGCGGCCCGAGTACCGGTGGCAGGTCATGCAGCGTTTCTACGGGCTCTCCGACGGTTTGATCTGCCGCTTTTACGCAGGCCAAAACAGCTTTTCCGACAAGCTGCGGGTGCTGTCGGGCAAACCACCGGTGCCGCTCGGCGAAGCCGTGCGCGCGATGCTCCGGTATCACCCCAGACACTATGGAATTCGAGAATGACCGACGCAAAGAAAGCCATCGTGATTGGTGCCGGGTTCGGCGGGCTGGCCTTGGCCATCCGGCTTCAGGCCGCTGGGGTGCAGACGACCCTGCTGGAAAAACGCGACAAGCCGGGCGGCCGCGCTTATGTCTATCACGAGCAAGGATTCACGTTCGACGCCGGCCCGACTGTGATCACCGACCCGACAGCGATCGAGGCGCTGTTCACACTGGCGGGGCGCTCGATGGCCGATTACGTGGAACTGCTGCCGGTAGCGCCGTTTTATCGGCTGTGCTGGGAAGATGGTACGCAGTTCGACTACGCCAACGATCAGGCCGCGCTCGACCGCCAGATCGCACAATTCAACGCAGCCGATGTCGCTGGCTATCGGCGTTTTCTGGCCTATTCCAAGGCGGTGTTTCGTGAAGGGTACCTGAAGCTGGGCGCTGTGCCGTTTCTGTCGTTTCGCGATATGGTCGCCGCAGGCCCGCAACTGGCGCGGCTGCAGGCTTGGCGCAGCGTGTATGCCAAAGTCTCGACGTTTATCGAGGACGACAAGCTGCGCCAGGCATTTTCGTTCCATTCCTTGCTGGTGGGGGGCAACCCCTTCGCCACCTCCTCGATCTACACCCTCATTCACGCGCTCGAGCGCGAGTGGGGGGTGTGGTTCCCCAGAGGAGGAACCGGCGCGCTGGTGAACGCTTTGGTGAAGCTGTTCGAAGACCTTGGCGGCTGCCTGCAGCTCAATGCCGATGTCGCCCATATTACTACCGCGGGCCGGCGTGCCACTGGAGTGCGCCTAGTGGATGGGCGGCACTATGAGGCTGACAGCGTGGCCTCCAATGCGGATGTGGTGCACACTTACAGCCAGCTGTTAAGTGGGCATCGCAGAGGCGTGCAGGAAAGCGCTCGCCTCAAACGCAAGCGCTTCAGCAATTCGCTGTTCGTCATTCATTTTGGGCTAAAGCGACCGCAACCTCAGTTGCAACACCATACAGTGTGCTTTGGGCCGCGTTATCGGGCGCTTATTCAGGACATTTTCCAGGGGCAGGCGTTGGCCGACGACTTTTCCCTGTACTTGCACGCCCCTTGTGTCACCGACCCCAGCCTCGCCCCCCAAGGCTGCTCCAGCCACTATGTGCTGTCACCGGTACCACACTTGGGCAATGCCCCGATTGACTGGAAAGTCGAAGGCCCGCGTTACCGGGAGCGTATTTTCGACTACCTCGAACAGCACTACATCCCCGGGCTGCGCAAGGACTTGGTGACCTGCCGGATCTTCACCCCCGCCGACTTCGAAAGTGAGCTCAACGCGCACCTTGGGTCGGCATTTTCCCTCGAACCGATCCTCACCCAAAGTGCTTGGTTCCGGCCACACAACCGCGATGCGATGCTCACTAACCTTTATTTGGCCGGTGCCGGCACGCACCCAGGCGCGGGGGTTCCGGGTGTGATAGGGTCGGCGCGAGCCACCGCTGGGCTGATGCTGGAGGACATGCAGGGATGATGACAGTTGAAGGCAATGACCAGACCCTGTTCGACCATGCGAACCGCAGCATTGCCGTAGGCTCGAAGAGCTTCGCCGCCGCCGCGCGGCTGTTCGCCCCCGCCACCCGGCGCAGCGCGGTCATGCTCTATGCCTGGTGCCGGTATTGCGACGATGTGATCGACGGGCAGGTAGCAGGCCATGCTGCTACCTCTGTAGGGCAGGATGAAGTCGAGCGGCGCTTGGCCAGCCTATTTGCACAAACCTATTCGGTATATGCCGGGCGGCCGGTGCAAACGCCCGCATTCGCGGCTTTCCGCGAAGTGGTGCGCCGTCATTGCATTCCTGAGCCGTACGCCTTGGCGCATCTTTCCGGTTTCGCGATGGACGCCCAGAACCGACGCTATCACCGCATCGAAGACACATTGGATTACTGCTACCACGTTGCGGGTGTGGTTGGTCTGATGATGGCGCGTGTCATGGGGGTGAGCGACGAAAAGACCCTCGACCGGGCGTGCGATCTGGGCATGGGGTTCCAATTGACCAATATCGCCCGGGACATCATCGAAGACGCGGGCGTTGGCCGATGCTATCTGCCCCAAGAATGGCTGCAAGCGATGTCGATTCCAGAGCACGACATTGCCAACCCTAAGTACCGGGATGCTGTGGCCATGCTGGCTCAGCGACTGATCCACATGGCAGAGCCATTCTACATCAGCGCCCAGGCAGGGTTGACGGCGTTGCCATGGCGCTCGGCCTGGGCGGTGGCAACGGCTGGCGGCGTGTACCGGGCGATCGGGTTGAAGGTCAGACAGCGGGGCAGCCGGGCATGGGACGTGCGGGTCTCTACGTCGAAGCTGGAAAAGGTCTGGCACATTGTTGCGGGGCTATGGCGCACCGTCATGTCCCGTGGCCGTCGCTGGCCTGACCGCGCTGCTGGCTTGTGGCAGCGTCCTCATCATGTCTGGCCAACGGCCCACCGTGCAAAGCACGAAGCTGGGCGCGAAGTTTAGAAACCGATGGTGCGTACAGAAAGCCGAACGCCACGCACCCCTCCTTTCCGGCAACGGCATGGTGCAGCAGGTGCGCCTGATAAAGGCGCTTGAGGTAGCCGTGCCGGGGGACAAATCGCAATGGCCATCGCTTGTGTACCAGCCCATCATGGGCCAGGAAGTACAGCAGTCCATACGCGGTCATGCCGGCACCGATCCACTCCAGCGGGTGTACGCCTAGATTGCCGAGGGCGATCAGCGCGACGGCGAAACCCGCGAACACGACGGCAAACAGGTCGTTTTTCTCGAAGCGCCCAGTTCTAGGCTCATGGTGCGAACGATGCCAGCCCCAGCCCCATCCATGCATCACGTACTTGTGGGCGACGAACGCCAATCCCTCCATGCCAATCAAAGCCATCAAGAACACCAGTGCGTTGACAATCATGCGAAGTACCTTGGTAAGCAAGCTTTTAAGACCCGTGTCACCGGTGGATGTTCGAGTTCGATCATATCTCAAGATGAGGTTGCGATCTGGATGGGGGGTGTACGACGTTGTTTTCGTACGCTGCTAAGGCTTTGCTGCTGTTGCGCCAAGTCGCAGGGCAGTAGTCGCCACTGCCGGCCAGCAGTTTCCACCCAACGCCTGGCCCCAGTCGTCTTGAGAAACTCATCCTAGGCCACTAAAGCTGCGCTTTCGAACCTATGAGGCATTGACGACCGCGATCCAGAAGTACATACCAAGGGCGTTCATAGGTTTGTGCTCCGATGGCTTACACGTAATCACTCCCTAACGTTCCAGCGGCCGCTCCTGGAACGAGGATCACTTTCCGGCAGTTATCCTGTTTTTGATCGAACATTTTGTAGCCCATGGCAGCCTCTTCCAGGGCGAGGCGGTGAGTCACGATCAGTTCCGGTTCCAGGCGCCCGGCTTCTATGTGTTCGAGCAGTTCCGGGAGGTATTTCTGCACATGGGTCTGGCCCATCTTGAACGTCAGCCCCTTGTCGAACGCATCGCCAAACATGAAGGCGTGAATGAAGCCGGCATAGACGCCGGGCACGCTAACTATGCCGCCACGCCGCACAGCCGCAATGCTTTGGCGCAGGGCCTTGCCGCTGCTGCCTTCCAGTTTCAAGGCCGTCATCACGGTTTCCGTGGTGCTGCCTTTGGCTTCAAACCCGACCGCGTCGATGACCGCGTCCACGCCACGCATACCCGGTGTATGGCGGATGATGCTATCGGCTGGGTCATCATTCTTTTCGAAGTTGATCGGGATAACGCCATAGGCTTGCTGGGCATAGGCCAGCCGGTAATTGTTGTCATCCACCATGAAGATGGTGTGAGCGCCCAGCATCTTTGCGCAGGCGGCACTCAACAGGCCCACTGGCCCCGCGCCATAGATCGCTACCGATGAACCTTCGCCGATCTCGGCATTGATGACCGCTTGCCAAGCGGTGGGAAGGATGTCTGATAGGAACAGCACTTTGTCATCCGCGAGCGAAGTCGGAACTTTGAATGGCCCGACATTGCCTTTTGGCACCCTAACGTAATCGGCCTGGCCTCCAGGGATCCCTCCATACAGATGGCTGTATCCGAACAGCGCCGCGCCTGGTGGTATGCCCTTTTTGTTGATGATCGATCCGCGCCCGGTATTGGTGGTTTCACAGGCAGCGAAGAGATCATGCTGGCAGAAAAAGCAACTTCCACAAGCGATGACAAATGGAATCACCACTCGGTCGCCAACCTTCAGGGTCGTCACGTCCCTGCCAACCTCCTCCACGATGCCCATGAACTCGTGGCCGAAGATGTCGCCTTGCTCTGTTTCCGGGATCTTGCCCCGATAGAGGTGGAGGTCGGATCCGCAGATGGCGGTGGCCGTCACCCTGAGGATGATGTCGTCTGGGTCTTGGAGGATGGGGTCTGGGACATTATCGACCCGCACATCGTTTGCGCCGTGGTAGGTCAGTGCTCTCATCATGCTTGCTCCTGCTGCGGTAAATTTATGAGCATATGCAGGGGAAGCCTGGAGTAGCGCCAAAGTTCAGGCTGACTGGTTCAATGGTCATCGGAGAGCCGCAGCGTCGAACAGCACGGCCTCATCGGCGTGCATTTCCTTGAATGCCCCTAAGAAACCTGCATCGCTGCCAGGGAACGACGCTGACGGTACGGACACCGCTAAAGCGCACAACGTTTACCCGACCGGCAAACTCAACGGAGCCGGTTTCAGTGTTTTTGCTCTAGCTGTGCAAACGGCTAGCGCTTGTGCGGATAAGGGCGAGGGCAGGGTGCCTGGTGCGGGCGTGGCCTACCGAACACTGTATATGCGTACAGCATTATGTTTGGCCTCGAGACTGTGCCACCTGGATGACCTGATTAACGATGTCGAGCATGGCGGTTGGTCGCGAGACTGGCGGTGGCTCCAGGATGGCCAGGTGGGCTTATCATCGGCGCGGTTTCTGATACTGAAGGCTGAACAATCAGATGAGCAGAGCCGTGTTGCCCCTCGATTCTATTGTGCGAACTGGAGGGGAGTTGGCGGCGGTTGGGCTACGAGTCTCACGATTTCAAACTGTGATCAGGTTCGCCCGTGGGGAGATTAGCCAGCCACGCTTGAACACGGTCTTCCCAGCGGGCTTCGTAGAAGCGCGTGGCGGGCCAGAAGTTGTGCGCTCTGCCAGCAATCAGTTGCTTGGCAAGCTCTCGCTCGCGCGTAAGCTTCGATGCCCAGTTGATCAACTTCGCGGTCGAAACACAGATTCCGTTCAGTTGATCCAGCAAGGATCTTTCTGACGTGATGTCGACGGTCTTGAGAAACCAACCTTTGGTTCGAGCGCGGGTGCATTAGGTGGTTTTTGTGACGGGCATTTAAATGCTGTAAACGTTGAAATAAAATCGGACGCCCACAATCCCTTTTAAAAACAATATGTTAACCCTTCCTGTCGCTATATCGGCGGAAAAACGAAGTCTTTTTTCCGGGCTTATCCCGCATAAGAGTCTGTCTTCCGGTCTTATGTCACACGGGTTCGATGTACTCCTGAGCCCGCAGTGTGATTCCAGGTGCGCAGGTGTTTCATGGATTGGTTGGATAGCCTAATGGGCGCAATACCGATAAAACTCTACGATCCAAGACGTCTTTCTCAGGGGATCCCATTGCACTCGAAAGCCCGTGAACCGGGAGGAAAGTGGTGATGTGTATGGCGCCAACACCAGATAAGCCGTTGAAGATTGTTAGCGCTTGGTAGCCCGCAAGCCCTGAAACCTGGGACGTAACCGAAATGACAAGGTGTGCGCCTTCTACTCGCCCAGCACGGTGCGTTCAAGAATGAACAACAAGAACGCAGTACCTACACCAGATTCGTCACAACTCTTCCCTCGTTCCGCCCACCGCAGGTAGCTACCAGGAACCAATCGTCGTCCCAAGCCGAGAAACACACCGGCCCCAACGGCAGATCCACAAGCGCACTTTTATGCGTATGTCGCAATACGACAGGTATGGGAAATGCCATTCCCGTCCAAGATCTGCTCCAACGACCGAATATTTACGTTCGGAGGTTAGACGGTTTAGGAATGAAAAAGGCGAGCTTTATGTTCAGGACTTAATCATTCGGGTTAAATATATATTGAATGTGCGTGAATTTCGTGATTTTTAACTTGATGATCTCTATAAGCTTTTTTTAGTTGGAGTTTTTTTGTAATTTCTGAAGAAATGTCAATATATCTAATACTCAACTTCCTCCTGGCCTTGCCACCGCTTGGAAGCTGCCTAGCCGAAATTTGCGTGCATCTACCACTCCACTATCCTCACCTGTCAAATCATCGGATTAGTACCGGATAAGATGGATAAAGAACTCAACCTGCCTGCAGCGCCTAGCGATTCGGAAGAAAAAGCAAAGGTAAGAGTACCCAGAGACTGGAAAGAGTCAGGAGTACCTCCTGGAGGTGAGTACATTCCCTACCAGGAAAGAACTTATGACGCGCGCGAGCAAGAAGTGGCTAAAGAGCGCGCATCCGTTTTTGACCAGGTCATTGAGCGGTTTAACGGGATGACCGTCAAGCGAGGCATGGAAGTTCTTGGCCTCGGCCACTCTCAATTTTATAACTTGCTGCGCAAGCACAGAAAAGAAGAAAGTATCCAGCGAAACAAGAAAGGCAGGGTTATAGGAAGTTGCTGGGCCAGTGATGCACAAATCGCTGCTCTTGAAGAAGCCTACGAGAAGAAATTTGAAGGCCCCAAGGCATCCCTCAGTAAGCTCCACCAGTGGGCGCGGGAGTACTTCAAGGGAGAGGGTGAAAATGTCACGCGCTATAGGGCCAGGCAATTCTTAATGTCCAAGCCGGAAAGAGAGGTTTATTTCAAGCGGTACGGGAAAGAAAAGACGGATCATAAATATGGATTCAAGCCTCACAAGTTTGTGATCGATGGGCTTTTGCACAGAGTATCGATGGATCACACGATGGTCGACATCTTGTTGGTCGATGAGCAGAACAGAAATATTATCATCGGTAGGCCATGGGTAACGATGTTAATCTGCGATAAGTCGAGAGTGATCTTAGGTTTTTTTCTTAGTCTAGATCCCCCTAACCTTGATACCGTCGCTGCCGCCCTTGCTTTTGCAGTGATGAACAAAGATTTTCATCTATTCCGCTTCTTGACTAATCCGAATGAGTATCCATTCTTTGGTATTCCATTTGTTATATTTACCGACAATGCCGCTGAGTTTACAAGTGAAAAGTTCATTGAGCAGTGCAAGGCGTGGGGTATGGATTGGGAACACCGCCCTATAGGGAAAAAATGGTATGGAGGCATTATAGAACGCTTGATTGGCACGTTTATGACGACAGAAGTCCACTTCCTTCCCGGCGCAACCGGGAGTAACGTCGTTCAGCGAGAGGACTTCAATAGCGAATATAATGCAACGATGGATTATGAGCAGTTCGCTGTATGGTTCCTAAATCAAGTAACTGTTTATCATGGCAAAATCCACTCGTCGCTAAAATGCACTCCGCGTGAAGCTTGGAATCATTACGTTAATCAAGGTCTTTATGATCATGATCGTGTCATTGCATCAAACGATCAAATGAGGTTTTTGATTGATTTCTCACCGACAAGCTTCGATCACAAGGTGCATCCCTACGGAATAAATTTTGCTGGCCGTAGATACGCATGTTACGAGCTTGCCCCCTACGTGGGTCAGCGTTTTGATATCAAGTACCTTCGGCACGATCTGAGCTACGTCTGGGTCAAGCTCCCAGGCAAATTTCTGAAAGTTCCTTGTAGTTATAATCGGGTGGGGCTAGCTAACACTTGGGATTCCTACTCGAACCATAAACAACTTTCGAAGCGTAAAGCACTACTCAAAGACCTGCCCCCTGGCACTGTCGACGATGAGTTCGCGCACGCTGCTCTTGCCAATCAGACAGTGATCGTTCAAGAGGCCGTTGACCTTAAAACTGCTTTCATGGCCAATCTACCGCCTAAAGGTCTGCCCGCTCCACAGAGCACTCTAATCCCTGCAACCGAAGCAGTAACCAATGAACCCGTTGAGGACTGGCTTATCGAAGACACGCAAGACTTTATCCCGACAATCTTAACCCAGGACGAAAACGCTCACGATGTTTTTGTGCCGCGCATCATAAGAGAGCATTCAGATCAGCCTGATTTTCTTCCTGTAATTATAGTTGATAAGCATAAAGACTAACTTGGAGAGCTATGATGGCTTACGAACATATCAAGCACGATCTTAGAAATAACGCTGATCTGCCTGCGAAGGAGCGAATTAAGATATGTCGACATGATATATGGATTGATACGCCTCGCTACGCGCCTCTTTTCGAAAGCTTGAGGAACATGCTCTATACCGATAACCAGATCCAGTCCGCTAGCATTTTCATCCATGGGGATGGAGGCGACGGTAAAACGGCCTTATTCAACCGGCTTAAGGCTCTCGGTGAGCTTGAAGGTAAAAGGTTCGTGTTTATTACACTTACCGAAAACGTTAACCGTTTTAAATTACACGATGCATTGTGCGATGTCTTCGATGTTCCGATTGGCAAGCGTGGCACTGCGGTCAATCGTGTTAAGCTCATCATACAGAAGATAAAGGCCCTTGGAATCGGCGCGATCGTTGTTGATGAGTTGTCTGATTGCATGCTCGAAGCGTATTCCCATAAAAAATCTATATTGTCGCTGCTTCGTGGACTCGCAGAGGGTGATGGTAAGCTCTGTGTTATTGCGTTCGGGAACTCAGTTGCGAGTGAAATCATCTCACTGGATCGAATAATTGATCGGCGATTCGTGCCGTGGCATCTGAAGCCTTGGAAACTTGATCAGGATTTTGTGGATTTCATTGCTACATACGAGACCTACCTTCCACTCAAATTGCCCTCTAACCTTGCAAGCCCTAAGCTGCGAACGCTTATTCATGTGAACTCACACGGGATCCTTGACAATATCGTCAAAATTATCAAGTCCACTGCTATGGATGCAATCAAGCATGGGACGGAGCAGATTACGCCGAGTCAGTTCCAGAATCTTGAACCGATGACCAGGCTCTATGGTTACAAACTGCACCATCCCAAGGATAAGGAGGTTTCAGAATGACATTGGCGCCTTTCCAAGCCGTTGCTGTGAAAAGTGTAGTTTCTGCGCTGAAGGACGGTAGCGTGGTATGCCATTTGATGTCTGATCCTGGCAATGGTCTGACCACCTGCACCAATGCCGTTCTGAGCCAAATTACCGGCTCTACAGTCTTTGTTGGGGATCACGTAGACCTTGCGGGACTGGATTTGCTGGGTCAGTTCTATGAAGAGATACACGTTGATTTTGAGTTTCAGCCACAGTCGGGTGTTCCTGCATTGGTTACTGAGCTTTGCGCCATGAAAGGAGATCCGACCATATTCATCCACGACTTCGAAAAATTTGCCCTCACGGCGCTTGCCAAAGAAAAGTCATTGAAGCAACTGGGATGGCTGCTGAAGGCGCTTCCTGATAGTAGTTTTGTCATCGTCAGCAGTCCTGACTATCAGGCTGAGATGGTCGGACTGTGTCGAGCTCACGAGCGTGCCTACTCGCCTGTTGAGTTAGGGTCATTCGCGGATCGGACAGAGTTTACAGCCTTTTTTGAAGCATTGATTGATCAGAAGTCAGGACTGGGACGAGCAGCTGACAAGCTGTTGCTGCATGACATTTATCATCGACGAAACGGCAATTTGGCGTGGACGATGCTGGAGCTCTTCCATCCAGGCTATCGCAGTCAACGGGAGTCATCCCTTCAATGAATGCTCCTGATGTCCCCATTTTTGATGGTGAGGCTTTCTCTTGCTGGGTTTACAGGCAAAGCCTATGTTCCCAGCATACATTGCTCGATAGGAGCAGGCTTGCGGAGCTTTGGCATGCGTGCGTACAGTCAGAAGACTTTGACCCTGACTTTACGCACGATGCCAAATTCTCACGAGCGGCGTGCGAAATGCTGGATATTCCAAGGGAGGAGCAGGCAAAGATCTTCCAGCCGAATAGTCAATGGGTTATACCTCGATACTTCAGACGCAGCTTTTGCTACAGCTGCATGAAGGAGCACATTGCGAATTTTTCACTCCCTTCATACAGGAAAGAGTGGTGCTCTGTTGGTGTGGTCGTATGTCAAATTCACAAGTGTTCCCTGCTCGATGCAAGTGGTATTGTTGCTTCAAGTCCGAGTATGGCCATGCGCATCCTCAAGGCATATTCCGAGGATCCTTCTCAATGCGTTGCTGCGTCTCGTAGCCATGATGCTGACGAACAATTTACTGCGCTTTATAAGACTCAACTATTTTTTCAAACCTTGGAAGCTTCTCAGCAGCAAGCTGATCAAAACGGAATGTGGTCATGCAGTGAGCCGCATACGGGACTGCCACGCCTTTTGCTGTCAATTTTTTTGTATCCACGATTTGGCTTGGTGAATCGTTTTATAGCTCCTCGAAGCTCATATCGTATTACTACCCTATTTCAACAGACTCTTAACGCTGGGCCATTGGTTGCAGGAATAGCTCAAAGATGGGCTGGCATGCTGATGCTCGGATGGCTATTTGAGCTATTTACACCCCGCGAGAGCACTGATGTTGAATCGTTCATCGAGCGCGCAGGTGCTATAGCAGGATTTCATGATGCACGCAGCTTGGGAGCAGCATGTAATGTGTTCAATAGCCTGCACAGCGACGTTATAGCTAGACGACTGCGCGAGTGGATGCCAAATCCTAGTCCTGCTCTGTTGCAACAATTCATCGAAGGATTTTCTGAGGTATCTATTCGGTCGTGAGTATAGAATGTTTGGGAGCTGTCATGCCAGTAAAATACTCCTATATAGGGAATGTGACACTACCTTTGGGTGTTGTCGGTGTTGGAGTTGGTGGTTTGAATCATGAGGCTTGGCTTTCGTGTACCATTTCCCTGCCAACGATACACGTCTTCCAGTACTCGATACATTGGGGCTCAAAGGCTGCGCGGGCTGAAGTCCTTCACAAAGCATGTACAGCTATTGGGTTGATCCCAGCAGTTAAACATAGCGGTTCAAACTGGCTATTGAATCGTCAGGATATCTACTCACCCTGGCCAGCCGGTGAAGCATATCGTTCAATAAGAGAATTTTCGGATTTCATTCTCTTTGAGTTCTATCAATGGGGGCCAGGTATGTTTGGCTCTCGCGCAGCGTTCTATCAGGCAAGCATACATAAAATTCACCTGAGGGTCGCTGCGGCTCTCGCGAAATCTCATGGTATCCGAATGGGAGCTAGTTAGAGCATAGTGTCAATCGATTAATCAATCACTTGGCTTCAAGCAACATCCCAGTGCGCAACAGCGGGTAGACTTACGAGACCAGCGTTTGGCGGTCACACGCTTTGATTCCACACATTCCAGTCGAACAGACGTTTATCGCGAGAGATAGCGTCTCGCCCCCAGTCTGTGGCATATAGCCAGTAACATTGCGTTTGGCCAGGACTCCACCAAGCCAACACTGGCCAAAAGAGGCCAGAAGAAGCGAGAAGTGGCCAATAGCGCCGACAGAAGCCAGGCTTAGGGAGAAGTGGGGATGTACCTTTCAGCGCTGTCGATCCGTAATTTCCGCCAGTTTGGCGATCTGACTCCGGGTTTCACCATCCACTTCAACGAGGGCGTCACTGCGCTTGTAGGCGAGAATGATGCCGGAAAGACTGCGGTGATCGACGCCATCCGGCATGTCCTGCAAACCCGGGATTCAGACTTCCTGCGACTAGAGCTCGAGGACTTCCATGTCGGGAGTGACGGCGAGCCTGCGACCGACATTACTATGGTTTGCACGCTGGCAGGGCTGACCACACTGGAACTTGGAGCCTTCGCCGAATACGTCACGTTTTCACGCGGGGAGGGGCTGCTTCATGTGCACTGGTCGGCGCGTCGACTCGCGATGCCGACAGCGTCGCGTCGCTGGGTGGACATCCAGGTTCGCTGTGGTGAGCGGGGAGAAGGGCCTGCCTTGGACGTCGGCGCGCGCCAGTTGCTGGCAACCGCATACCTGAAGCCATTGCGAGATGCCGAACGGGAGATGTCACCGGGTCGCAACTCGCGCTTGTCCCAAGTCCTGTCGAGCTTCCCGGGTATAGACGCCGGTGAGTCCTATGTCGATATCGCTCCACCGGCGTCGGCAGCTGAAGCCACTGGCCTGAGCATTGCGGGCATGGGTGATTACATGCGCGAGCTGGTCAGAGGACATCAAGCCATCAAGGTTGCCCAGGCGACAATCAACGACCGATATCTGGAGCCTCTCTCTTTAGCAGGACAGCCGCTTCATAGCCATCTTGGCTTCGGCGATACCGGCAGTGAAACCACAAAGCTCAAGCAGATCCTTGAGCGCCTGGAGTTGGGTTTGCTGGACAAGGGATCGGGGAATGCGAGGGGGAGCTATGGTCTGGGCTCGAATAACCTGCTGTTCATGGCCTGCGAGCTCTTACTGCTC harbors:
- the crtY gene encoding lycopene beta-cyclase CrtY — translated: MTYDLILAGGGLANGLIAWRLKQQRPAWRVLCIEAQKLIGGNHTWSFHDGDLTPEQHDWLAPLVVKRWPCYDVHFPARSRRLNSGYASITSERFAEVIGAELGDDLRVGQRIIDLTPTSVTLANGERVQARAVIDGRGARASARMVLGHQAFVGQLLRLQAPHGLVAPIIMDARVAQGQGYRFVYVLPFSPDTVLIEDTHYVDRHTLSPDQLRAHIAEYAEAQGWAVQACLREETGVLPITLAGDFEGFWSEAQGHPLSGLRAGLFHCTTGYSLPHAVRLADWVAQQHDLDASVLAAGIRSIAYKIWRSQRFYRLLNRMLFLAGRPEYRWQVMQRFYGLSDGLICRFYAGQNSFSDKLRVLSGKPPVPLGEAVRAMLRYHPRHYGIRE
- a CDS encoding phytoene desaturase, translating into MTDAKKAIVIGAGFGGLALAIRLQAAGVQTTLLEKRDKPGGRAYVYHEQGFTFDAGPTVITDPTAIEALFTLAGRSMADYVELLPVAPFYRLCWEDGTQFDYANDQAALDRQIAQFNAADVAGYRRFLAYSKAVFREGYLKLGAVPFLSFRDMVAAGPQLARLQAWRSVYAKVSTFIEDDKLRQAFSFHSLLVGGNPFATSSIYTLIHALEREWGVWFPRGGTGALVNALVKLFEDLGGCLQLNADVAHITTAGRRATGVRLVDGRHYEADSVASNADVVHTYSQLLSGHRRGVQESARLKRKRFSNSLFVIHFGLKRPQPQLQHHTVCFGPRYRALIQDIFQGQALADDFSLYLHAPCVTDPSLAPQGCSSHYVLSPVPHLGNAPIDWKVEGPRYRERIFDYLEQHYIPGLRKDLVTCRIFTPADFESELNAHLGSAFSLEPILTQSAWFRPHNRDAMLTNLYLAGAGTHPGAGVPGVIGSARATAGLMLEDMQG
- a CDS encoding phytoene/squalene synthase family protein, with product MMTVEGNDQTLFDHANRSIAVGSKSFAAAARLFAPATRRSAVMLYAWCRYCDDVIDGQVAGHAATSVGQDEVERRLASLFAQTYSVYAGRPVQTPAFAAFREVVRRHCIPEPYALAHLSGFAMDAQNRRYHRIEDTLDYCYHVAGVVGLMMARVMGVSDEKTLDRACDLGMGFQLTNIARDIIEDAGVGRCYLPQEWLQAMSIPEHDIANPKYRDAVAMLAQRLIHMAEPFYISAQAGLTALPWRSAWAVATAGGVYRAIGLKVRQRGSRAWDVRVSTSKLEKVWHIVAGLWRTVMSRGRRWPDRAAGLWQRPHHVWPTAHRAKHEAGREV
- a CDS encoding sterol desaturase family protein, which translates into the protein MIVNALVFLMALIGMEGLAFVAHKYVMHGWGWGWHRSHHEPRTGRFEKNDLFAVVFAGFAVALIALGNLGVHPLEWIGAGMTAYGLLYFLAHDGLVHKRWPLRFVPRHGYLKRLYQAHLLHHAVAGKEGCVAFGFLYAPSVSKLRAQLRALHGGPLARHDEDAATSQQRGQASDGHGT
- a CDS encoding zinc-dependent alcohol dehydrogenase, coding for MRALTYHGANDVRVDNVPDPILQDPDDIILRVTATAICGSDLHLYRGKIPETEQGDIFGHEFMGIVEEVGRDVTTLKVGDRVVIPFVIACGSCFFCQHDLFAACETTNTGRGSIINKKGIPPGAALFGYSHLYGGIPGGQADYVRVPKGNVGPFKVPTSLADDKVLFLSDILPTAWQAVINAEIGEGSSVAIYGAGPVGLLSAACAKMLGAHTIFMVDDNNYRLAYAQQAYGVIPINFEKNDDPADSIIRHTPGMRGVDAVIDAVGFEAKGSTTETVMTALKLEGSSGKALRQSIAAVRRGGIVSVPGVYAGFIHAFMFGDAFDKGLTFKMGQTHVQKYLPELLEHIEAGRLEPELIVTHRLALEEAAMGYKMFDQKQDNCRKVILVPGAAAGTLGSDYV